A region of Arabidopsis thaliana chromosome 5, partial sequence DNA encodes the following proteins:
- the Tudor1 gene encoding TUDOR-SN protein 1 (TUDOR-SN protein 1 (Tudor1); CONTAINS InterPro DOMAIN/s: Staphylococcal nuclease (SNase-like) (InterPro:IPR006021), RNA-induced silencing complex, nuclease component Tudor-SN (InterPro:IPR016685), Staphylococcal nuclease (SNase-like), OB-fold (InterPro:IPR016071), Tudor subgroup (InterPro:IPR018351), Tudor domain (InterPro:IPR002999), Maternal tudor protein (InterPro:IPR008191); BEST Arabidopsis thaliana protein match is: TUDOR-SN protein 2 (TAIR:AT5G61780.1); Has 1297 Blast hits to 805 proteins in 208 species: Archae - 2; Bacteria - 27; Metazoa - 772; Fungi - 182; Plants - 145; Viruses - 0; Other Eukaryotes - 169 (source: NCBI BLink).) yields MATGAENQWLKGRVKAVTSGDCLVITALSHNRAGPPPEKTITFSSLMAPKMARRGGIDEPFAWESKEFLRKLCIGKEVAFKVDYKVEAIAGREFGSVFLGNENLAKLVVKTGWAKVREPGQQNQDKVSPYIKELLQLEELAKQEGYGRWSKVPGAAEASIRNLPPSAIGDSAGFDAMGLLAANKGKPMEGIVEQVRDGSTIRVYLLPEFQFVQVFVAGVQAPSMGRRTTNGSVVETVPDEPNGDVSAESRGPLTTAQRLAASAASSVEVSSDPFATEAKYFTEHRVLSRDVRIVLEGVDKFNNLIGSVHYSDGETVKDLGLELVENGLAKFVEWSANMMEEEAKKKLKAAELQCKKDKVKMWANYVPPATNSKAIHDQNFTGKVVEVVSGDCLIVADDAVPFGSPAAERRVCLSSIRSPKMGNPRREEKPAPYAREAREFLRQRLIGKQVIVQMEYSRKVTQGDGPTTSGAADRFMDFGSVFLPSAAKADSDEVTAPPAAAIAGSQPVGVNIAELVLVRGFGNVVRHRDFEERSNHYDALLAAEARALAGKKGIHSAKESPAMHITDLTVSAAKKAKDFLPSLQRIRRIPAVVEYVLSGHRFKLYIPKITCSIAFSFSGVRCPGRGEPYSEEAISVMRRRIMQRDVEIEVETVDRTGTFLGSMWESRTNVATVLLEAGLAKMQTSFGADRIAEAHLLEQAERSAKNQKLKIWENYVEGEEVSNGNTNTVETRQKETLKVVVTEVLGGGRFYVQSAGDQKIASIQNQLASLSIKDAPIIGSFNPKRGDIVLAQFSLDNSWNRAMIVTAPRAAVQSPDEKFEVFYIDYGNQETVPYSAIRPIDPSVSAAPGLAQLCRLAYIKVPSLEDDFGPEAGEYLHTVTLGSGKEFKAVIEERDTSGGKVKGQGTGTEFVVTLIAVDDEISVNAAMLQEGIARMEKRQKWGHKGKQAALDALEKFQEEARKSRIGIWQYGDIESDDEDTGPARKPAGGLEIRGSLNHAYKQKKSRD; encoded by the exons ATGGCAACGGGGGCTGAGAACCAATGGCTTAAAGGAAGAGTGAAGGCTGTTACCTCCGGAGACTGCTTAGTGATCACGGCTTTGAGCCACAACAGAGCTGGACCTCCACCGGAAAAGACcattactttttcttctcttatggCACCTAAGATG GCTCGCAGAGGAGGTATAGATGAGCCTTTTGCATGGGAAAGCAAAGAATTTTTGAGGAAACTTTGCATAGGAAAG GAGGTTGCATTCAAAGTGGATTACAAGGTGGAAGCTATTGCTGGAAGAGAATTTGGCTCTGTTTTCCTTGGCAACGAGAATCTTGCTAAGCTTGTTGTTAAAACTGGTTGGGCAAAG GTTAGGGAGCCAGGTCAGCAGAATCAGGACAAGGTTAGTCCTTACATTAAAGAGTTGCTACAGCTTGAAGAGCTGGCCAAGCAGGAAGGATATGGTCGTTGGAGCAAG GTTCCTGGTGCTGCTGAGGCATCTATCAGAAATCTTCCTCCTTCTGCCATTGGGGATTCTGCTGGCTTTGATGCCATGGGCCTTTTAGCTGCAAACAAGGGCAAGCCTATGGAAGGTATTGTAGAGCAAGTGCGTGATGGAAGTACTATTCGGGTTTATCTTCTTCCAGAGTTCCAGTTTGTGCAAGTATTTGTTGCGGGAGTCCAG GCTCCATCAATGGGAAGGCGAACCACAAATGGAAGTGTTGTTGAGACAGTTCCAGATGAGCCGAATGGAGATGTTTCTGCTGAGTCACGAGGTCCTCTAACGACAGCTCAGAGACTTGCTGCCTCTGCAGCATCGTCTGTCGAGGTTTCCTCTGATCCATTTGCAACTGAAGCCAAGTACTTTACCGAACACCGTGTTCTTAGTAGAGAT GTTCGCATTGTTCTTGAAGGCGTTGACAAATTCAACAATCTGATTGGTTCAGTTCATTATTCTGATGGGGAAACAGTTAAAGACTTGGGGTTGGAGCTCGTTGAAAAT gGTCTTGCTAAATTTGTTGAATGGAGTGCCAACATGATGGAGGAGGAAGCtaagaaaaagttgaaagctGCAGAACTTCAATGCAAGAAAGATAAGGTTAAAATGTGGGCAAACTACGTTCCTCCAGCTACAAACTCTAAGGCAATTCATGACCAGAACTTTACGGGAAAG GTAGTGGAAGTGGTGAGTGGGGATTGTCTAATAGTTGCCGATGATGCTGTTCCATTTGGGAGTCCAGCAGCAGAGAGACGGGTCTGTCTTTCGAGTATCAGATCTCCAAAAATGGGCAACCCACgtagagaagagaaaccagCTCCTTATGCTCGGGAAGCAAGAGAATTTCTGAGACAACGACTTATTGGCAAACAG GTTATTGTTCAAATGGAATATTCAAGGAAAGTCACCCAAGGAGATGGTCCTACCACATCTGGAGCTGCTGATAGGTTCATGGATTTTGGCTCAGTGTTCCTTCCATCTGCTGCCAAAGCCGATTCTGATGAAGTGACTGCACCACCTGCTGCAGCAATTGCTGGCAGTCAGCCGGTTGGTGTGAATATTGCTGAGCTCGTTCTTGTCCGTGGTTTTGGAAATGTGGTTAGACATAGAGATTTTGAAGAGCGATCAAACCATTATGATGCTCTTCTGGCTGCTGAAGCTCGTGCTCTGGCTGGAAAGAAAGGAATCCATTCTGCAAAAGAATCTCCAGCCATGCACATCACAGACCTAACTGtg TCGGCAGCTAAGAAAGCTAAAGATTTCCTGCCATCCCTGCAAAGAATCAGGAGAATACCCGCTGTTGTGGAATATGTCCTCAGCGGACATCGGTTTAAGCTTTATATCCCAAAGATAACATGTAGCATAGCCTTTTCATTCTCTGGTGTCAGATGTCCTGGCCGTGGCGAACCTTATTCAGAAGAAGCTATCTCTGTAATGAGACGTAGGATCATGCAGAGAGATGTTGAG ATTGAAGTTGAAACCGTGGATAGAACCGGTACTTTCTTGGGATCCATGTGGGAATCGAGGACAAACGTGGCTACAGTTCTGCTTGAAGCTGGCTTAGCAAAAATGCAGACTAGCTTTGGTGCAGACAGGATCGCCGAAGCACATCTTCTTGAACAGGCAGAGAGATCTGCTAAAAACCAGAAACTGAAG ATTTGGGAAAACTatgttgaaggagaagaagtctCAAACGGAAATACTAACACCGTAGAAACCAGGCAAAAGGAGACCTTAAAG GTTGTTGTTACAGAAGTACTTGGAGGTGGTCGGTTCTATGTTCAATCTGCTGGAGATCAGAAAATAGCTTCGATTCAGAACCAGCTTGCATCATTGAGTATTAAAGACGCTCCCATTATCGGATCCTTTAATCCAAAGAGAGGTGACATCGTCCTTGCACAGTTTAGCCTTGATAACTCCTGGAACCGTGCAATG ATTGTGACAGCACCCCGAGCAGCGGTTCAATCCCCAGATGAAAAATTCGAAGTGTTCTACATCGATTATGGAAACCAAGAGACAGTTCCATACAGCGCAATCAGACCAATAGACCCTTCGGTATCTGCAGCACCAGGGCTCGCTCAGCTCTGCAGACTTGCCTACATAAAGGTTCCAAGCTTGGAAGACGACTTTGGTCCTGAAGCGGGAGAGTATTTGCATACTGTAACTCTGGGTAGTGGTAAAGAGTTCAAAGCAGTGATAGAAGAAAGAGACACATCTGGAGGCAAAGTCAAAGGGCAAGGCACTGGAACTGAATTCGTTGTCACTCTCATTGCTGTTGATGATGAGATCTCTGTAAATGCTGCAATGCTTCAG GAAGGAATAGCGAGAATGGAGAAACGTCAGAAATGGGGGCACAAAGGCAAACAAGCTGCTCTTGATGCTTTAGAGAAGTTCCAAGAGGAAGCTCGCAAGTCGAGAATTGGAATCTGGCAGTACGGTGACATTGAGTCCGATGATGAGGACACTGGTCCGGCCAGAAAGCCTGCTGGTG GACTTGAAATAAGGGGAAGTTTGAACCATGCTTAca aacaaaaaaagagcaGAGACTAA
- the Tudor1 gene encoding TUDOR-SN protein 1 (TUDOR-SN protein 1 (Tudor1); FUNCTIONS IN: RNA binding, nuclease activity, nucleic acid binding; INVOLVED IN: response to cadmium ion, protein secretion, response to stress; LOCATED IN: in 6 components; EXPRESSED IN: 12 plant structures; EXPRESSED DURING: M germinated pollen stage, seedling growth; CONTAINS InterPro DOMAIN/s: Staphylococcal nuclease (SNase-like) (InterPro:IPR006021), RNA-induced silencing complex, nuclease component Tudor-SN (InterPro:IPR016685), Staphylococcal nuclease (SNase-like), OB-fold (InterPro:IPR016071), Tudor subgroup (InterPro:IPR018351), Tudor domain (InterPro:IPR002999), Maternal tudor protein (InterPro:IPR008191); BEST Arabidopsis thaliana protein match is: TUDOR-SN protein 2 (TAIR:AT5G61780.1); Has 30201 Blast hits to 17322 proteins in 780 species: Archae - 12; Bacteria - 1396; Metazoa - 17338; Fungi - 3422; Plants - 5037; Viruses - 0; Other Eukaryotes - 2996 (source: NCBI BLink).) yields MATGAENQWLKGRVKAVTSGDCLVITALSHNRAGPPPEKTITFSSLMAPKMARRGGIDEPFAWESKEFLRKLCIGKEVAFKVDYKVEAIAGREFGSVFLGNENLAKLVVKTGWAKVREPGQQNQDKVSPYIKELLQLEELAKQEGYGRWSKVPGAAEASIRNLPPSAIGDSAGFDAMGLLAANKGKPMEGIVEQVRDGSTIRVYLLPEFQFVQVFVAGVQAPSMGRRTTNGSVVETVPDEPNGDVSAESRGPLTTAQRLAASAASSVEVSSDPFATEAKYFTEHRVLSRDVRIVLEGVDKFNNLIGSVHYSDGETVKDLGLELVENGLAKFVEWSANMMEEEAKKKLKAAELQCKKDKVKMWANYVPPATNSKAIHDQNFTGKVVEVVSGDCLIVADDAVPFGSPAAERRVCLSSIRSPKMGNPRREEKPAPYAREAREFLRQRLIGKQVIVQMEYSRKVTQGDGPTTSGAADRFMDFGSVFLPSAAKADSDEVTAPPAAAIAGSQPVGVNIAELVLVRGFGNVVRHRDFEERSNHYDALLAAEARALAGKKGIHSAKESPAMHITDLTVSAAKKAKDFLPSLQRIRRIPAVVEYVLSGHRFKLYIPKITCSIAFSFSGVRCPGRGEPYSEEAISVMRRRIMQRDVEIEVETVDRTGTFLGSMWESRTNVATVLLEAGLAKMQTSFGADRIAEAHLLEQAERSAKNQKLKIWENYVEGEEVSNGNTNTVETRQKETLKVVVTEVLGGGRFYVQSAGDQKIASIQNQLASLSIKDAPIIGSFNPKRGDIVLAQFSLDNSWNRAMIVTAPRAAVQSPDEKFEVFYIDYGNQETVPYSAIRPIDPSVSAAPGLAQLCRLAYIKVPSLEDDFGPEAGEYLHTVTLGSGKEFKAVIEERDTSGGKVKGQGTGTEFVVTLIAVDDEISVNAAMLQEGIARMEKRQKWGHKGKQAALDALEKFQEEARKSRIGIWQYGDIESDDEDTGPARKPAGGRR; encoded by the exons ATGGCAACGGGGGCTGAGAACCAATGGCTTAAAGGAAGAGTGAAGGCTGTTACCTCCGGAGACTGCTTAGTGATCACGGCTTTGAGCCACAACAGAGCTGGACCTCCACCGGAAAAGACcattactttttcttctcttatggCACCTAAGATG GCTCGCAGAGGAGGTATAGATGAGCCTTTTGCATGGGAAAGCAAAGAATTTTTGAGGAAACTTTGCATAGGAAAG GAGGTTGCATTCAAAGTGGATTACAAGGTGGAAGCTATTGCTGGAAGAGAATTTGGCTCTGTTTTCCTTGGCAACGAGAATCTTGCTAAGCTTGTTGTTAAAACTGGTTGGGCAAAG GTTAGGGAGCCAGGTCAGCAGAATCAGGACAAGGTTAGTCCTTACATTAAAGAGTTGCTACAGCTTGAAGAGCTGGCCAAGCAGGAAGGATATGGTCGTTGGAGCAAG GTTCCTGGTGCTGCTGAGGCATCTATCAGAAATCTTCCTCCTTCTGCCATTGGGGATTCTGCTGGCTTTGATGCCATGGGCCTTTTAGCTGCAAACAAGGGCAAGCCTATGGAAGGTATTGTAGAGCAAGTGCGTGATGGAAGTACTATTCGGGTTTATCTTCTTCCAGAGTTCCAGTTTGTGCAAGTATTTGTTGCGGGAGTCCAG GCTCCATCAATGGGAAGGCGAACCACAAATGGAAGTGTTGTTGAGACAGTTCCAGATGAGCCGAATGGAGATGTTTCTGCTGAGTCACGAGGTCCTCTAACGACAGCTCAGAGACTTGCTGCCTCTGCAGCATCGTCTGTCGAGGTTTCCTCTGATCCATTTGCAACTGAAGCCAAGTACTTTACCGAACACCGTGTTCTTAGTAGAGAT GTTCGCATTGTTCTTGAAGGCGTTGACAAATTCAACAATCTGATTGGTTCAGTTCATTATTCTGATGGGGAAACAGTTAAAGACTTGGGGTTGGAGCTCGTTGAAAAT gGTCTTGCTAAATTTGTTGAATGGAGTGCCAACATGATGGAGGAGGAAGCtaagaaaaagttgaaagctGCAGAACTTCAATGCAAGAAAGATAAGGTTAAAATGTGGGCAAACTACGTTCCTCCAGCTACAAACTCTAAGGCAATTCATGACCAGAACTTTACGGGAAAG GTAGTGGAAGTGGTGAGTGGGGATTGTCTAATAGTTGCCGATGATGCTGTTCCATTTGGGAGTCCAGCAGCAGAGAGACGGGTCTGTCTTTCGAGTATCAGATCTCCAAAAATGGGCAACCCACgtagagaagagaaaccagCTCCTTATGCTCGGGAAGCAAGAGAATTTCTGAGACAACGACTTATTGGCAAACAG GTTATTGTTCAAATGGAATATTCAAGGAAAGTCACCCAAGGAGATGGTCCTACCACATCTGGAGCTGCTGATAGGTTCATGGATTTTGGCTCAGTGTTCCTTCCATCTGCTGCCAAAGCCGATTCTGATGAAGTGACTGCACCACCTGCTGCAGCAATTGCTGGCAGTCAGCCGGTTGGTGTGAATATTGCTGAGCTCGTTCTTGTCCGTGGTTTTGGAAATGTGGTTAGACATAGAGATTTTGAAGAGCGATCAAACCATTATGATGCTCTTCTGGCTGCTGAAGCTCGTGCTCTGGCTGGAAAGAAAGGAATCCATTCTGCAAAAGAATCTCCAGCCATGCACATCACAGACCTAACTGtg TCGGCAGCTAAGAAAGCTAAAGATTTCCTGCCATCCCTGCAAAGAATCAGGAGAATACCCGCTGTTGTGGAATATGTCCTCAGCGGACATCGGTTTAAGCTTTATATCCCAAAGATAACATGTAGCATAGCCTTTTCATTCTCTGGTGTCAGATGTCCTGGCCGTGGCGAACCTTATTCAGAAGAAGCTATCTCTGTAATGAGACGTAGGATCATGCAGAGAGATGTTGAG ATTGAAGTTGAAACCGTGGATAGAACCGGTACTTTCTTGGGATCCATGTGGGAATCGAGGACAAACGTGGCTACAGTTCTGCTTGAAGCTGGCTTAGCAAAAATGCAGACTAGCTTTGGTGCAGACAGGATCGCCGAAGCACATCTTCTTGAACAGGCAGAGAGATCTGCTAAAAACCAGAAACTGAAG ATTTGGGAAAACTatgttgaaggagaagaagtctCAAACGGAAATACTAACACCGTAGAAACCAGGCAAAAGGAGACCTTAAAG GTTGTTGTTACAGAAGTACTTGGAGGTGGTCGGTTCTATGTTCAATCTGCTGGAGATCAGAAAATAGCTTCGATTCAGAACCAGCTTGCATCATTGAGTATTAAAGACGCTCCCATTATCGGATCCTTTAATCCAAAGAGAGGTGACATCGTCCTTGCACAGTTTAGCCTTGATAACTCCTGGAACCGTGCAATG ATTGTGACAGCACCCCGAGCAGCGGTTCAATCCCCAGATGAAAAATTCGAAGTGTTCTACATCGATTATGGAAACCAAGAGACAGTTCCATACAGCGCAATCAGACCAATAGACCCTTCGGTATCTGCAGCACCAGGGCTCGCTCAGCTCTGCAGACTTGCCTACATAAAGGTTCCAAGCTTGGAAGACGACTTTGGTCCTGAAGCGGGAGAGTATTTGCATACTGTAACTCTGGGTAGTGGTAAAGAGTTCAAAGCAGTGATAGAAGAAAGAGACACATCTGGAGGCAAAGTCAAAGGGCAAGGCACTGGAACTGAATTCGTTGTCACTCTCATTGCTGTTGATGATGAGATCTCTGTAAATGCTGCAATGCTTCAG GAAGGAATAGCGAGAATGGAGAAACGTCAGAAATGGGGGCACAAAGGCAAACAAGCTGCTCTTGATGCTTTAGAGAAGTTCCAAGAGGAAGCTCGCAAGTCGAGAATTGGAATCTGGCAGTACGGTGACATTGAGTCCGATGATGAGGACACTGGTCCGGCCAGAAAGCCTGCTGGTGGTCGCCggtaa
- a CDS encoding Amidase family protein (Amidase family protein; FUNCTIONS IN: amidase activity, carbon-nitrogen ligase activity, with glutamine as amido-N-donor; EXPRESSED IN: 22 plant structures; EXPRESSED DURING: 13 growth stages; CONTAINS InterPro DOMAIN/s: Amidase (InterPro:IPR000120); BEST Arabidopsis thaliana protein match is: Amidase family protein (TAIR:AT3G25660.1); Has 19044 Blast hits to 19036 proteins in 2473 species: Archae - 260; Bacteria - 10805; Metazoa - 539; Fungi - 1354; Plants - 382; Viruses - 0; Other Eukaryotes - 5704 (source: NCBI BLink).), with protein MARPSIATCDPSARPCLATRGSLPRSRTCAPLLFLCLLLGLTVFCADANPSDSKLLCSRLLPCEPSIEMVRNCKNLWKLLDRKVSVPCRKITTLTRTVTLTELPDKTMEAKCLQGMFELIDSAFFNETKLQEIAKGATEMNVPIYRANRKLVATKNGGLENPSPLVFNPSWNREVQRVQDKRFKYPSASGVKLPRDEEDIAFMSVLELGELIKTRQITSKELVRIYLKQLKRYNHVLEAVVTYTEELAYKQAKEADDLLSQGTYLGPLHGIPYGLKDIVAVPGYKTTWGSTSFKDQFLDIEAWVYKRLKASGAVLVAKLVTGSMAYDDIWFGGRTRNPWNIEEFSTGSSAGPAASTSAGSETAGSMTYPAARCGITALRPTFGSVGRTGVMSISESLDKLGPFCRTAADCAVILDAIKGKDPDDLSSREIAFEDPFSVDITKLTVGYTKDADMKVVEVLGSKGVNMVPFELNYTVESVQGILNFTMDVDMLAHFDEWQRTGQEDLYEAQDQWPVELRRARVVTAVDYIQAQRARGKLIREVEKSFTVDAFIGNVTDWEKVCMGNLVGLPVLVIPTGFKNITDPPTNSCRRRTTINAGIYAPPERDHIALALGMAYQSVTDAHRKRPPIDDLGPDDSIPNPPRALIPPRRLHI; from the exons ATGGCGAGACCATCGATCGCCACGTGTGATCCAAGCGCACGACCTTGTTTAGCGACGCGTGGCTCACTTCCTCGTAGCCGTACATGCGCGCCGCTTTTATTCCTCTGCCTCCTCCTAGGTTTAACGGTCTTTTGTGCGGACGCAAATCCTTCTGACTCGAAGCTTCTCTGCTCCCGTCTTCTTCCATGTGAGCCTTCTATTGAAATGGTGAGAAATTGTAAGAATCTGTGGAAACTCTTGGACCGGAAAGTGAGTGTTCCTTGCCGTAAGATTACAACTTTGACGAG GACAGTTACTCTAACTGAACTACCAGATAAGACTATGGAAGCTAAGTGTCTTCAGGGCATGTTTGAGTTGATTGATTCTGCATTCTTCAATGAAACTAAA CTACAGGAGATTGCAAAGGGGGCTACTGAAATGAATGTTCCTATATATCGAGCCAACCGGAAACTAGTAGCTACTAAGAATGGTGGGTTGGAAAATCCATCCCCGTTGGTGTTTAATCCGTCTTGGAACAGAGAAGTTCAACGAGTGCAAGACAAGAGATTCAAATACCCTTCGGCATCCGGAGTAAAACTCCctagagatgaagaagatatcgCCTTCATGAGC GTTCTTGAACTCGGAGAACTTATAAAGACGAGACAAATTACTTCCAAAGAACTCGTTCGGATTTATCTTAAGCAGTTAAAACG GTACAATCATGTTCTTGAAGCGGTAGTTACTTATACTGAAGAACTGGCATACAAACAAGCCAAAGAAGCTGATGATTTACTCTCTCAAGGAACTTATCTTG GACCTCTTCACGGGATTCCATATGGTTTAAAGGATATAGTTGCAGTTCCCGGATATAAAACAACTTGGGGTTCAACTTCTTTCAAAGACCAATTTCTTGACATTGAAGCATGGGTTTACAAAAG aTTAAAAGCTTCAGGTGCAGTTTTAGTAGCAAAGCTTGTTACGGGTTCTATGGCTTATGATGATATCTGGTTCGGGGGACGGACTAGGAATCCATGGAATATCGAGGAATTCTCTACCGGGTCATCAGCTGGACCCGCTGCATCCACATCGGCtg GCTCGGAGACAGCAGGCTCAATGACATACCCTGCAGCGCGGTGTGGCATAACAGCATTGCGTCCGACATTTGGGAGCGTTGGTAGAACCGGAGTGATGAGCATATCCGAGAGCCTG GATAAGCTGGGACCTTTCTGTAGAACAGCAGCGGATTGCGCTGTAATTCTTGACGCTATCAAAGGAAAAGATCCCGATGATCTCTCATCTAGAGAGATCGCGTTTGAAGATCCCTTCTCCGTTGATATCACAAAACTCACAGTTGGGTATACAAAAGATGCTGATATGAAG GTGGTGGAAGTTCTTGGTTCCAAAGGTGTCAATATGGTTCCTTTTGAGCTAAATTATACTGTGGAATCGGTTCAAGGGATATTGAACTTCACAATGGATGTAGATATGTTGGCTCATTTTGATGAATGGCAAAGAACCGGTCAAGAAGATCTCTATGAAGCTCAAGATCAATGGCCGGTTGAGTTACGCCGTGCTCGTGTAGTTACAGCAGTAGATTACATTCAG GCTCAGAGAGCTCGTGGTAAGTTGATTCGGGAAGTGGAGAAGAGCTTTACAGTCGATGCGTTTATTGGAAATGTGACCGATTGGGAGAAAGTCTGTATGGGAAACCTAGTCGGTTTGCCGGTTCTAGTGATTCCGACCGGTTTCAAGAACATAACGGATCCACCAACCAACAGTTGCCGGAGACGGACAACGATCAATGCCGGAATTTATGCCCCTCCAGAACGTGATCACATT GCTTTGGCATTGGGTATGGCGTACCAATCGGTTACCGATGCACATAGGAAGCGACCACCTATTGATGATCTTGGACCGGATGACTCGATACCAAATCCTCCTCGGGCTTTAATCCCTCCCCGTAGGTTACACATTTGA